The DNA region ataagcaatgatgagtAGCCTCTTTTCCCAGCCAGAATCATGGCGGgcgtagaagaaaagaaaaagctaccATCCGTTCCAGAATCCCTTCTGAAAAAGCGAAAGGCTTTTGCAATACTGAAGGCCAAACGCTTGAAGAAGAAGATGGCTATTAAAAAGCTCCGTAAAATACGGAGAAAAGTTATCTATGAAAAAGCAAAAGCCTACCATAAGGAGTACAGACAGATGTACAGGAGTGAAATCCGGCTGGCTAGAATGGCACGCAAAGCTGGCAACTACTATGTACCTGCTGAACCCAAGTTAGCTTTTGTGATCAGAATCAGAGGTATCAATGGTGTTAGCCCAAAGGTCCGAAAAGTATTGCAACTTCTTCGTCTTCGCCAAATCTTCAATGGCACTTTTGTTAAACTTAACAAGGCTTCTATTAACATGCTGAGGATTGTGGAACCATACATTGCATGGGGTTACCCAAACCTGAAGTCTGTGAATGACTTGATTTACAAACGTGGTTATGGCAAGATCAAGAAACAGAGGATTGCCCTGACGGATAATGCCCTTATTGCAAAATCTCTTGGTAAATATGGAATTATCTGCATGGAGGATTTGATCCATGAGATCTACACTGTTGGCAAGCACTTCAAAGCTGCCAACAACTTCCTGTGGCCCTTCAAATTATCTTCTCCACGAGGCGGAATGAAGAAAAAGACTACACATTTTGTGGAAGGTGGAAATGCTGGTAACAGGGAAGACCAGATCAACAGGCTTATTAGAAGAATGAACTAAAGGTCTCTACCATGATTATTTTTCTAATGGTCTGTTAATAAAAATGCCTgtgacaaaattgaaaaaaaaaaagaaaagaaatgatgagtaggaagctctcagaaaaagattacatggactgatgcaaagtgaaatgtactgtgtacaaagtaacagcaagtATGTAAGAtcatcagctgtgaatgacttagcaatacaaatgatctaagacaactctgaaggacttaagatgaaaaatgcccagagaaaaaac from Trichosurus vulpecula isolate mTriVul1 chromosome 1, mTriVul1.pri, whole genome shotgun sequence includes:
- the LOC118844845 gene encoding 60S ribosomal protein L7, with product MAGVEEKKKLPSVPESLLKKRKAFAILKAKRLKKKMAIKKLRKIRRKVIYEKAKAYHKEYRQMYRSEIRLARMARKAGNYYVPAEPKLAFVIRIRGINGVSPKVRKVLQLLRLRQIFNGTFVKLNKASINMLRIVEPYIAWGYPNLKSVNDLIYKRGYGKIKKQRIALTDNALIAKSLGKYGIICMEDLIHEIYTVGKHFKAANNFLWPFKLSSPRGGMKKKTTHFVEGGNAGNREDQINRLIRRMN